The window ATGGGACGGCATGAGCATCAAAAGTTCCAGAAGGCTCAGGTAAACATTGTTGAGCGGCTAGCAAACAACATGATGCACTTCGGCAAAAAATACGCGAAGAACACGGGGCGGATGGGTGGAAAGAAGGCTAGAATAATCAACATCGTAGATACATCACTAGACATCATACACCTAAAGACTGGTGAGAACCCGGTCAAAATCTTGGTAAAAGCTATCGAGAACGCTTCACCCAACGAAGATACAACAAGAATCGCTTACGGTGGAGTAGTCTACCACGTATCGGTCGATATTGCTCCTCTACGCAGAGTAGATCTGGCGTTGCGCTTCATCTCAGAAGGTGTCCGTGAAGCATCATTCTCAAGCCAACGCAGCATCGAAGAAGTCCTCGCTGAAGAACTAATTCTAGCTGCGGGCAACGACACGAACAGCTACTCTGTGAAGAAGAAGAATGAGCAAGAACGTGTCGCAATGGCTTCACGTTAAGCTAGGAAAGCAGATCAGAACAAGTAGAAGCGGAACAAATTAGCCACGTATACTAGCATAGTTGCTGGTTGTCTAGCTAATCAACTATAATAAGCCGCATATTGACATAGTGACTAGGGGTTGATCTGATTGGGAAATGACGAAAAGCCTGAGACTCAGTTTGTCTGTCCATATTGCGGCTCCGCTTTCAAGACCAAAGCTCTTCTGTCGAAGCACATCGACAGGATTCACACCGGTAGCGGGTTGTTAGAAGGTGATACCCGTCAGTGGTAATCAGAATACTCTGTATGGAAACGAATTACTTAAATAAGGAACTCTCCGCTTTTCGATGCGCAAAAGGTGAATATTGATGGCTGATAAGCCTCATTTGAACGTAATAGTAATTGGACACGTGGACCACGGGAAATCAACCAGCATGGGGCATTTCCTATACGATCTCGGCGTTGTAGACATGCGAGCAATCGACGAGTTCGCTAAAGAGTCTGAGAAGACCGGTAAAGGTGATTCATTCAAGTACGCTTGGGTTCTAGACAACCTAAAGGATGAGCGTGAACGCGGTGTCACCATCGATCTCGCCTTCCAGAGATTCGAGACTGACAAATACTTCTACACACTCATCGATGCACCTGGTCACCGTGACTTCGTCAAGAACATGATTACCGGTGCCTCTGAAGCGGACTGCGCAGTCCTAGTCGTGTCCGCTAAGAAGGGTGAAGCAGAAGTAGCCCTTGGAGCCGGAGGTCAAGCAAGAGAACACGCATTTTTGGCAAAGACCCTCGGTGTCAACCAACTAGCAGTTTTAATCAACAAGATGGATGACAACACGGTTAACTGGAGCAAGGATAGATACGACATCGTAAAGGCGATGATTGAGAACCTGCTCAAAACCGTGGGATACAACACCAGCAAAATCAACTTCATCCCCGGATCAGGCTGGCTAGGTGACAATCTGGTCAAAAAGTCTGAGCACATGCCCTGGTACACTGGACCAACCCTCTATGAAGCTATGGATCAGTTTACTGAACCAGCATTACCTCTAGACAAGCCACTCAGACTACCAATTCAAGATGTCTTCACAATCACCGGTGTAGGCACCGTTCCAGTAGGAAGAGTCGAGACTGGTAGAATGAAGGCTAACGACACTGTCATCGTTATGCCAAGCGGTGTTACTGCTGAAGTCAAATCAATCGAGACCCATCACACTCCAATGCCTGAGGCAAAGGCTGGTGACAACATCGGCTTCAACCTAAGAGGCATCTCAAAGACCGATATTAGACGCGGAGACGTTATCGGCAAGCCTGATAACCCACCTGCAATAGCTAAAGAGTTCATCGCTCAAATCATCGTAGTCTACCACCCAACAGCATTAGCTGCCGGATACACTCCTGTCCTCCACGCACACACCGCGCAAGTAGCAGGAACAATCACAGAAATCGTCGCAAAAATCGATCCAAGAACAGGCCAACCGACAGAGGAGAAACCCAAGTCAATCAAAACCGGTGATGCTGCACTCGTACGCATCCAGCCGCTAAGACCACTCTGCCTTGAAACCTTCAAGGACTTCCCTGAGCTCGGCCGCTTCGCAATGCGCGATATGGGTACAACCGTGGCTGCAGGCGTAGTCAGAGAAATCACCCAGAAAGGCACACCCGGCCGCACCTAGACTGCCAAAATAGACAGTCTACCGTGTCCTGCAATCGTTCGCTGGTTTATTCAAAGGTCAGTCAGCGGGGCTAAAGGGCTAGATGACGCCAAGTCCTTATCTAGCCTAACAATACTGAGACAGGCCCCGCCAACAATTTCCAAGCTAATTTATTCATCCTAAGAATACCAAATGCGCGCATCTACTATCAAACGAGCTTACCTTGCATTTTAGGTCATGACAAATAACGTAGCCGCGTCCTTGACTAGAAAGGTTTTTTATAAAGCCTGAAAGAAATGGGATCATCCTATGGTCGCTAAGGAACCGAGTAAAATTATTCGGGTTGGGTTAATAATTTCGGGAACCTTCTTTTTGGGGCTCGGACTTCTCGGGTTAGTTCTGCCTATTTTGCCGACCACGCCTTTTCTCTTGCTGGCTGCCTTTTGCTACTCAAGAAGTTCAAAGAGGATGAATGATTGGCTCATGTCCAATCGATTGTTCGGGAGCTACCTGAAAAATTACAAGGAAGGCCGAGGGATGCCGGTAAAAGCAAAGCTGTTCACCATTTCATTCCTATGGGTGACAATAACATTCTCGGCCTTCACGGTAGTAACTATCCTTGCAGTCCAGATAATCCTAATCTTAGTGGCAATTGGAGTCACAGTCCACCTCCTAAAAATCAAGAACCTGAAACAGTAAGCCAGCTATCATCAACAGACGCCCGTAAAAGGAAATGCTAGATCTCTACCAAACTGGGGAAGATGAGTTAGTTATACGGTATAGCAAGTGGTAGCCTCTACTGAGCAAGGGCACCAGTTCAAGCATTTTGTTTGCTACGGTACCGATATTGAGAAGTTCAGATCTTGCTTTGTTGTTGTATTATTCCTGTGAACACTTTGCTTTTCTCATCTATTTTGAACTCCAGCATATCGCTTGTCGCGTTAACCTTGGGTTCAATATTGAGTAGCGTTTCCAGCATAACTGTGATATAGCCTTTGAGATAGGCAGTCCATTTACTGCCTCTTTTATGCATGAATATCAGGTAATGTACGCCTCTTTCGTCAATGTTGTGTTTGAACTCGAACCAGTTACACAACCGGCTGTAAACCTGGCTGAATGACCAAATCACGTTACCTAAATTCGGTTCGGTGCTGTAGACTGTGAAGAGCTTCTTTGCATTGGTGCTGCCTAATTTTTGTCCCAGTTTCTCCAGATATTCTTCACTCAAATTTTCCATCAGCTCCAACACAACATTCATGCTAATTACACCGGCGTCAGCAAACTCTTTCAACGCATCAAGAATAGGGCCCTGCATCAGATATTGGTTCAGAAGATTGTTCACTGATGTGCTTGTCTCCTCAGCTCTCTTGCACAATGCCTCCAGCACATCTTTCCTGATCCTGCTGTTCTTAGGAACCTTCTGATACGACGCCATCATAATGTTCCCTTAGTATGGGAAAGTCACTAATAAATTGCTGTACTCAACAAAAATACAGTACAAGTAACAAGCAAGTGACACTAGGCTCATGAGGTATCATCAAGCTACATTCGGTAGCAAATGGTAGCATGTAGTAGCATACGGTACCGAACAGTAGGGATTAACTACAAAATTTACATGATAGTGCCGAATAATTTCAATAAGATACATATGGTAAAGGTAAGTCGCGGATGAGATACACTGTGTTCATCGATGATATATACAAGAATTCTATATCAAGGCTCAGGTGAAATATGACGAAAGTCAGAATCAAACCAAAAAATGGAAAAGGGTTCTGCCTCGAAACGGCAGAAAGAAAAGGAGAAGGGTAGAAGATGATGATGAGCAGTAAACCTAGGCGAAACGAGATTCTCAAAACAGCTTCGCTCTACGCAGTACTGTTCCTCATGGCTTCTATGAGCACTTCGGTGCTAATGACGCCACCGGCCGCAGCAGATACTTGTGGAAATCGTTGGGCCTACACCGCAAAGGGGGACAACACGGAGGTGTGGAGCAAAGCTGGTAATATGGCAAAGTCGCTAATCACAGACCTGAAGCAATGCGTGGCTGATGATGGCTCTGAAAATGCAGTCGGGAGCTTAGTGTGGATGATTAATCCAGACTATACTTTCGTAGAGACAGGATTCTTTCAGGGATATCGTCAGAATCTGAATTCGCCCAACGCTGAACACTACTTTATAGGCTATAGAATTGGCCTCGGCTCTATAACATACATTGATGTATCCGATAGTACTGGGATAAACCCGGTTCAAGGCGACTGGATATACTTCTCGGTATTTGGAAACGCTGATACCAGTGATTACTATTGGCACTCAAGAATCGAAAAGGTAGGCTCCTACACGATCAATACCAATAATATCCTCGTAAACACTGGTCGTTTTGATACGTCAGATCTGGTCCTTGAATCTCGTAACCAAGTCCCGGATTTAGCCACTGCACACTTCAAAGAAGCAGCGAATGCATACTTTTCAGGCAGTACTCTAACATGGACCCCTTGGATCAATAGCCAAGCTATACCAACTAGTGGTAATGGACTTATCGCGCAGAAGCTAGGTGTTAACGAGTACTGCATGTATAAATCAGGGGGATCTTGCCAATGATCAAATCAAACCTAAAGATTATTGGAGCAATCATTACCATCACCCTCGCTATCTCAATAGGCTTCGTCGCAAGCCACCAATCGTATGGGTTCACGCGGGGAAACGGTGAGCTTACCCTCCAAGCTATCTACGACTTGAACCGAATCGGTAAAAATGTCACGACATCCGAACTGCAGGTCTCAACGGGTTTAAGACAACCTACATACCTGCCCCTTGGAACCTCATCACCTCAGATAAAGCTGCGTGATGACAATTCAATCGCTGTAATAATCTATACTAACCCACGCATCAACAGAATAGTAGGCTATCAGCAAGAGGTCCAGATACTGATACTCGCAATGAAAGACGGAACATCCTTCGAGACCTTCCAGACAACCGTGCCCAAACCAACTATGACCGTGATTAAAGACGGAAAAGAAACTATCGTGGAGCCTAAAGTATACGTGTTAGGAGCGAACCGCACAAGACTGGTTTCCATAGCAGGCACTCCCGGGTACGGTTACGACCCAGTGCATACAGCAGAGTTCAATGACTTTGGTCGAGTCCAGTGGTGGAGCAAAACAAGCGGTATACACTATGAGATCCTCGCTGACCTACCCCTTCAAGAGCTAGTTAGGATAGCCGCATCGATACAATATGTCTAAGGAACAGCAAGGAACCGATATAACTATCGGTTCCACCCAAACTTTTTTCACATCACTTGATTTCAGGCGGTTTAGGAAGGCTTATGTATAGGTTTCTACGCAACACTTTAGGTAGGTTGTTACTGAAAAAAAATATGCTGGTGCTTGCTCTTGCACTCGTTCTAACAACCCAGTTATTAGTGTCCAGTGAACTTAACAGCGCCGATGCTATAACCGGGGGGGCGTATCCGAGTATCCGTGTCGATCTAAAGACGGACAGAGATAACGCTAAAGGTTTCGAGAGCATTGGAGGCACGTTCGATACTCCGGTGTTCGTCTTAAAACGCGGCAACACAGGAACAATCAACATAACCTTGTCGTCTAGAGAGAACGAAACAGTCCATGTTGCGTTAAAATATGGTGGGGATGCAAGTATCAACTACCGTTACTGGGGTTCGCCCAAAAATATTCCTGATGGCATCACCTACAGTTTTGAGCCGTCTGTCAACTTTACTCTTGCACCATATTCCTCGGTAACTAAAACATTGCGCATATCAGCCTCGAAAGACACAGCGATAAGAAACTACAATCTTACGCTCGACCTCATATTAGAAAAAGTCAACCCTATATTGGAAACAGGAGTCCAAGAGGAGGACCATGGTCACAGCACCTCGTTAACAATTATTGATATTACCCCGACAACTACTCTTACGAGCACAACAACTACGACAATTGCGACAAGATTAACAGAGGGAGCTGTAGAACCTCTAGTTTACGCTTGGGCAATAGGCGCTACAGCGATTGCGGCAATCTTAGCGGTAGT is drawn from Nitrososphaerota archaeon and contains these coding sequences:
- the tuf gene encoding translation elongation factor EF-1 subunit alpha, which encodes MADKPHLNVIVIGHVDHGKSTSMGHFLYDLGVVDMRAIDEFAKESEKTGKGDSFKYAWVLDNLKDERERGVTIDLAFQRFETDKYFYTLIDAPGHRDFVKNMITGASEADCAVLVVSAKKGEAEVALGAGGQAREHAFLAKTLGVNQLAVLINKMDDNTVNWSKDRYDIVKAMIENLLKTVGYNTSKINFIPGSGWLGDNLVKKSEHMPWYTGPTLYEAMDQFTEPALPLDKPLRLPIQDVFTITGVGTVPVGRVETGRMKANDTVIVMPSGVTAEVKSIETHHTPMPEAKAGDNIGFNLRGISKTDIRRGDVIGKPDNPPAIAKEFIAQIIVVYHPTALAAGYTPVLHAHTAQVAGTITEIVAKIDPRTGQPTEEKPKSIKTGDAALVRIQPLRPLCLETFKDFPELGRFAMRDMGTTVAAGVVREITQKGTPGRT
- a CDS encoding YbaN family protein translates to MVAKEPSKIIRVGLIISGTFFLGLGLLGLVLPILPTTPFLLLAAFCYSRSSKRMNDWLMSNRLFGSYLKNYKEGRGMPVKAKLFTISFLWVTITFSAFTVVTILAVQIILILVAIGVTVHLLKIKNLKQ
- a CDS encoding DUF4367 domain-containing protein → MIKSNLKIIGAIITITLAISIGFVASHQSYGFTRGNGELTLQAIYDLNRIGKNVTTSELQVSTGLRQPTYLPLGTSSPQIKLRDDNSIAVIIYTNPRINRIVGYQQEVQILILAMKDGTSFETFQTTVPKPTMTVIKDGKETIVEPKVYVLGANRTRLVSIAGTPGYGYDPVHTAEFNDFGRVQWWSKTSGIHYEILADLPLQELVRIAASIQYV
- a CDS encoding 30S ribosomal protein S7, with the protein product MTPSLEQPEMLLFRKWNLAEVEVADQGLKNVISLKPMVMPISMGRHEHQKFQKAQVNIVERLANNMMHFGKKYAKNTGRMGGKKARIINIVDTSLDIIHLKTGENPVKILVKAIENASPNEDTTRIAYGGVVYHVSVDIAPLRRVDLALRFISEGVREASFSSQRSIEEVLAEELILAAGNDTNSYSVKKKNEQERVAMASR
- a CDS encoding C2H2-type zinc finger protein; this translates as MGNDEKPETQFVCPYCGSAFKTKALLSKHIDRIHTGSGLLEGDTRQW